From Nicotiana tabacum cultivar K326 chromosome 20, ASM71507v2, whole genome shotgun sequence, one genomic window encodes:
- the LOC142174556 gene encoding uncharacterized protein LOC142174556, whose amino-acid sequence MSAISLRGILETNKLPAKEVPDEDDDDATKIYQKYLEECLTTKCIILASMNSKLQRKHQDMDPTTIIEYLKKMFGTRSMTTRYQLSKALFGSKLTGNSPVGPYVNHMIDLIEELEKLGCKLEWTLRGPEAEVEEKEEDYPPP is encoded by the exons atgtctgcTATATCGCTGCGTGgaatacttgagaccaacaagttg cctgcCAAGGAAGTCCcagatgaggatgatgatgatgctacCAAGATTTATCAGAAATACTTGGAAGAATGTCTTACTACCAAATgcatcattctcgcttctatgaaTTCTAAACTACAGAGGAAACATCAGGATATGGATCCAACTACaatcattgaatatcttaagaagatgTTTGGTACACGAAGCATGACAACTAGATACCAACTATCTAAAGCTTTATTTGGATCCAAATTGACTGGAAACTCTCCAGTTGGACCCTATGTCAATCATATGATTGATCTTATTGAAGAACTTGAGAAGTTGGGGTGCAAACTGG aatggacccttcgtgggccagaggcagaggtagaggaaAAGGAGGAAGATTATCCTCCTCCTTAG